The proteins below are encoded in one region of Segatella copri:
- a CDS encoding LytTR family transcriptional regulator DNA-binding domain-containing protein: MDSQFIVFNTKTELLRLDVSKIVYFEGDGNYTQIVTINKLKTVVCLNLTQMEKYLAEHLVDCKSIFMRVGKRFIINTGYIYQVNTQKQQLILSDYEHFAFALGISKEALKQMKDLLITKK, encoded by the coding sequence ATGGATAGTCAATTTATCGTATTCAATACAAAGACGGAACTCTTAAGATTAGATGTTTCCAAAATTGTTTATTTCGAAGGAGATGGCAATTATACACAGATTGTTACTATTAACAAGCTGAAGACTGTTGTTTGTCTGAATTTGACTCAGATGGAGAAGTATTTGGCCGAGCATCTTGTAGATTGCAAGAGTATTTTTATGCGGGTGGGTAAGCGCTTTATCATAAACACTGGCTACATCTATCAGGTCAATACGCAAAAGCAACAGTTGATATTATCCGATTATGAGCATTTTGCTTTTGCTTTAGGTATTTCTAAGGAAGCCTTGAAGCAAATGAAGGATTTACTCATAACTAAAAAATAA
- a CDS encoding ATP-binding protein, whose product MKYPIGIQSFEQIIEDGYVYLDKTALVYDLVTNGKIYFLSRPRRFGKSLLVSTLKCYFEGKKELFKGLAIDKLEKEWKQYPVFHLSFGGQNFVEPYALDKVLEEFVAMAERIYGREELAETLGSRFKAVLGNAHKKTGMRAVVLIDEYDKPLLDVMDMDISVQNEYGKMTLEDYNRNLLKGVYSVFKEADDDLQFVLLTGVTKFSQVSVFSGFNQPNDISMDEHYEALCGITEEELYSTFNEQIKAMAVRYKTTEEGMKYKLKRKFDGYHFSPNMLDIYNPFSILNALSKKILTDYWFRTGSPTYLVRLLSHFDENINEMVNRFYPTSSFIDYKADVEAPLPMIYQSGYLTIKDWNMDTDSYLLDFPNDEVRSGFLTLVASSYLKPSKSTDAWVIQVIDVMSKGDCHQLENLMTSFFASIPYNQRRKDDEREKERYFQYTFYLVLRMISCFTVFIEKQQSEGRVDCVVETQNYIYIFEFKRDGSAEEALKQIEDMGYAREYAADGRKIYQIGCNFSSKTGTIDGWKMK is encoded by the coding sequence ATGAAATATCCTATCGGCATACAGAGTTTCGAACAAATCATAGAAGATGGTTATGTTTATCTCGATAAGACAGCATTGGTCTATGACTTAGTGACTAATGGTAAAATATACTTTCTGAGTCGTCCACGACGATTTGGAAAGTCGTTGCTCGTATCTACCTTGAAATGCTATTTCGAGGGTAAGAAGGAACTGTTCAAGGGGCTTGCCATCGACAAGCTGGAGAAGGAATGGAAGCAATATCCTGTGTTTCATCTTTCTTTTGGTGGTCAAAACTTTGTAGAGCCTTATGCGTTAGACAAAGTGTTGGAGGAGTTTGTTGCCATGGCAGAACGTATCTATGGGCGTGAGGAGTTGGCTGAGACTTTAGGGAGTCGCTTTAAGGCTGTGTTAGGGAATGCTCATAAGAAAACAGGAATGAGAGCTGTCGTACTCATTGATGAATATGACAAGCCTTTGCTTGATGTGATGGATATGGATATTTCTGTGCAGAATGAATATGGAAAGATGACTTTGGAGGATTATAATCGCAATCTGCTCAAAGGCGTATATTCTGTGTTTAAGGAAGCTGATGATGACCTGCAGTTTGTTTTACTCACGGGTGTCACAAAGTTCTCGCAGGTAAGCGTGTTCAGTGGTTTCAATCAGCCTAACGACATCAGTATGGATGAGCATTACGAGGCACTTTGTGGTATTACGGAAGAGGAATTGTATTCTACCTTTAATGAGCAAATCAAAGCGATGGCTGTGAGATACAAGACGACGGAGGAAGGGATGAAATACAAACTGAAAAGGAAGTTTGACGGTTATCACTTCAGTCCTAATATGCTTGATATCTATAATCCTTTCAGTATCTTGAATGCTTTGAGCAAGAAGATTCTGACGGATTATTGGTTCCGCACCGGTTCGCCAACCTATCTGGTTCGCCTATTGTCTCATTTTGATGAGAACATCAACGAGATGGTGAACAGGTTTTATCCTACGAGTAGTTTTATCGACTACAAGGCAGATGTGGAAGCACCGTTGCCGATGATTTATCAGAGCGGTTATCTTACCATCAAAGATTGGAATATGGATACCGATTCCTATCTCCTGGATTTCCCTAATGATGAAGTGAGGAGCGGTTTCCTGACGTTGGTAGCTTCCAGTTATCTGAAGCCATCGAAGTCAACGGATGCCTGGGTTATTCAGGTAATAGATGTGATGTCGAAGGGAGATTGCCATCAGTTGGAGAATCTGATGACTTCCTTCTTTGCCAGCATTCCTTATAACCAGCGTCGTAAGGACGATGAGCGAGAGAAGGAGCGTTACTTCCAATATACCTTTTATCTCGTATTGAGAATGATCAGCTGCTTCACGGTCTTCATCGAAAAGCAGCAAAGCGAAGGTAGGGTAGATTGCGTGGTTGAGACCCAGAACTATATCTACATCTTCGAATTCAAGCGTGATGGTTCGGCAGAGGAAGCCCTGAAGCAGATAGAGGATATGGGCTATGCCAGGGAATATGCAGCAGATGGCAGAAAGATTTATCAGATAGGCTGCAACTTCTCATCGAAGACGGGAACCATTGATGGGTGGAAGATGAAGTAG
- a CDS encoding FHA domain-containing protein, translating to MELIIGRDASTSQLRITMGQQSKTFGVAGSVPMTVSRQHCSLTINPDGSYRITNLKPQNVTFVNGVEIMAKTIMEKDKIELGPSKFLVSWDWIKSFVPQMVDFRPLQRVWEEYDEHKLDQQIADRKFNSLRGITGLITMGAIALSIIFPEFRETPLYIGLYLLGILISVGFTVKAYKDSSKGPLRQKQLTEEFQQHYVCPHCHHFLGFQSYEVLMQNEACPYCKAKIKK from the coding sequence ATGGAATTAATCATTGGACGTGATGCTAGTACATCTCAATTGAGAATAACGATGGGGCAGCAATCCAAGACTTTTGGGGTTGCTGGAAGTGTTCCTATGACTGTGAGTCGTCAACACTGTAGTTTGACCATTAATCCTGATGGTTCTTATAGAATTACGAATCTAAAACCTCAGAACGTTACTTTTGTCAATGGAGTGGAAATAATGGCAAAGACTATCATGGAAAAGGATAAAATAGAACTTGGTCCAAGCAAATTTTTGGTTAGTTGGGATTGGATAAAGAGTTTTGTTCCTCAAATGGTAGATTTTCGTCCATTGCAGCGTGTTTGGGAAGAATATGATGAGCATAAACTTGATCAGCAAATTGCTGACCGCAAGTTTAATTCTCTTCGTGGCATTACTGGTTTGATTACCATGGGAGCCATCGCTTTGAGCATCATTTTCCCAGAATTTAGAGAGACTCCTCTTTATATAGGCTTGTATCTCTTAGGTATTTTGATTTCTGTAGGCTTTACTGTAAAAGCATATAAGGATTCTTCTAAAGGACCGTTAAGGCAGAAGCAGTTGACTGAAGAGTTTCAGCAGCATTATGTTTGTCCTCATTGTCATCACTTCCTGGGCTTTCAGTCTTATGAAGTTTTAATGCAGAATGAGGCTTGTCCTTATTGCAAGGCTAAAATTAAAAAGTGA